Proteins encoded together in one Flavobacterium keumense window:
- a CDS encoding gliding motility-associated C-terminal domain-containing protein, producing the protein MKNIFFNWNKLLRKDLFLSYLLLFMVQINYSQCTITSFTVAKTNATCFSNGEIKVSIPTGQSGCETRFATLVPVTGTSNIPVPSQTQTLTFSSTGGDVVFGSLPAGKYNVATSDGITTTNYTNNPVTITSSYTPMTLTLSSTAPTCTLTSSGYTQNGTFTTTITGGTGPFDYTLTSAFGVQTVSSSSRTQVFNNIKAGENVTILVTDKVNGNVGCQVSVTQNYVTSTAVPAALDYGTRPYNFIRDCSDPNQSKIKFYINLSNLTAARLALLQQPGNAKITIAGVDYPLTYVAIRNGFMYDPVAVNGPQLVNGMTIKTSFNWECGTLTRTSPVVMPDNYFNYYTRTNVATDCSLKLQFVIFGDQDNTQGGYVDRHIYFCPNNTVEIAKRISTNPDVYQVLSGSDISPDPALTSNDLNVTTDPSIIIPSAGNTFTVNEGGYYRITVSDQYHTVVNYYNAGTLTNPLSNVVINPTASVIAGTSGFSFPIYNSGIKYPVSVKVERTDGQTLINHTAAEPLSLAGTYTYNFPMFVTWNSDPGVLGGIYDLPPGEYRFTLTDGCSNTKVFTATNATYANYTPTFSVTQGCNNSNSITFNLNKNGFAFGTNWSSGDVILYTKNSSGGVGTIVQQVSRTGNGSATFNNLPSGSYFVSYNGIGTGYSMAQRRTSPTGYSKEVVIPDYQNFTVSTGASICDTSNLNSGIVSAQITGGTYTYPITFSLFSTSNSAVPLATYVENDTSKVEHSFSNLATGNYFVRVASSCYSVDQNVSISTNVTAPRAIVSDPVICPLSPTTLGAISATNGLYDITWTNDADPNQTVIATGMPVVLSPAATIKYRATFKLKDFLACVNPPVYTSTVDVRVDANPDVSLAVSDIDLCLAPAIKTVTISNTQLDYKYEIVKMNGASFVPPILGTGNGGNLDIAFPSSFIFAAGTTLRVKTSNGANSKCSDYLTDLITISQSSPIKTLVVQSTDVCQGSASTIKVKASQSQIVYLIKKNGVPVSSIPTQIGNGSDLTFIIPSSQLAVGVNTFTVQASNSTCGTTDLDQVATINVTASPVASAGTAFIKTCIQNPSGKQIGMTGVSGITYSWSPSTGLDNANISNPVANPTTTTTYTLTAADGTCTATSTVKVTVITTVPSVNAGSDFTKSCSTNANGKSIGSIIQGQSVTYLWAPSSGLSSTTVATPTANPLITTTYTVTATETSSGCTASDEVIVTVDTTQPNSPSILSVIHPTCSVSTGSITVTSTGNIGDTYSIDNGITFQSSNIFNNVSVGTHLVKIKSGTNGCISNAVSVTINAQPLTPLAPTITAGGAVTFCTGGNVVLTSSSTSGNQWYRNGIAINGETNTTFTAIESGNYTVIVTNTEGCSSVASIGKAVTVNSNPTVVIDNGPKLAFANCMTAVTLTATAGYANYQWYKYDNSNIPVAIPNEVNYTFTTVIEGKYEVRVSDSNICSAISQPSQIVAPPSVISTTLSTCQGNTITINSDASQFVNPSYQWFRNGVAIVAATNSSVEVRDSGDYTVRVTEGGINSTSCSIPITFNPLPTVTAGTDFAITCVNNVGGLTIGEQPESGYNYLWTSDMGTAGLSNASIANPIANPSSTTSYKVKKTNTATGCWSEDTIEVTVDKSVPVANAGTDFIKTCMTNASGTQIGTPSVLGVSYSWSPSIGLDNASISNPIANPNNTTTYTLTATKDSTGCMATDTVVVTVDKSTVVSDAGADFTKTCNSNVLGNTIGVSATTGVTYLWSPSVGLSNTSIANPIANPNVTTTYTVTTTKDATGCTTTDFVTVTVEDVQIAVPTSNTVTASCPVETVDLSTLEPPTVNGIVYEWWTGTATTRAVQVTNPTTYAVGGKVYLWSKTNQGCYSASASEVTVTINSCCAASVGEFTQSFYPNYYGVSDLTVYQHINYTPNSVVRYVLVNTIDGKIKQINNLVPEFYEVEPGRYTINALVFGPTVIPTGIEIGNKLNQVQPLCGSIVTQSVAILDFCTTSSTWTNVITNTKQYALIDLTTNTFVSVSTTGVFPAIYTGVDHQIVGFNYTGTASGIVVGGTLSGVSASNLDITAGSVFTGCAPVTTQIEGILYNDKEKRCVEGLNTQEGLPESMLYAKLLDGNARVVSVSSLIQSPNYYFSFTTDLLDGTYTIIIDNNNDTNDTTATYPSSWRGNSQTFTIEFGQIVEYLSNTTNFVPMCMQSATDKPAPKRTSNLIGNTYHFCKGATTGVVNVDSISGATVNWYTTPTGGSSTTVAPTPNTSVVGITTFYVSQTLNGAESDRTEINIQVHALPEQPTAISGDNFVGSGTTQSYNVVNGLTTVTYNWILPTDWTGTSNTKDISVVVGTQDATIGVAAVSQYGCVSPVTQLAVRVVIEDDIEVYNSISPNADGVNDIFRIRNIDFYPENRVSIYNRWGVEVYSATSYGQGDTFFKGYSDGRSTINRDVELPEGTYFYILTYKNTRGIEKNRSGYLYIKQE; encoded by the coding sequence ATGAAAAATATTTTTTTTAATTGGAATAAACTATTAAGAAAGGACTTGTTTTTATCTTATTTATTACTTTTTATGGTACAGATAAATTATTCTCAGTGTACTATAACGAGTTTTACAGTTGCTAAAACTAATGCAACTTGTTTCTCTAATGGAGAAATTAAAGTAAGTATTCCAACAGGTCAGTCAGGTTGTGAAACTAGATTTGCAACATTAGTCCCTGTTACAGGAACTTCTAACATACCAGTTCCAAGTCAAACGCAAACATTAACTTTCTCAAGTACAGGAGGGGATGTGGTTTTTGGGTCGTTACCAGCAGGGAAATACAACGTCGCGACTTCTGATGGGATTACTACAACCAATTATACAAATAACCCAGTTACCATTACGTCTAGTTATACTCCGATGACATTGACCTTGTCTAGTACTGCACCCACTTGTACATTGACAAGTTCGGGTTATACTCAAAATGGGACATTCACAACTACAATAACAGGAGGAACGGGACCGTTTGATTATACTTTAACTTCGGCTTTTGGAGTGCAAACAGTTAGTAGTAGCTCTAGAACACAAGTATTTAATAATATCAAAGCAGGTGAAAATGTTACAATTTTAGTAACTGATAAAGTGAATGGAAATGTAGGATGTCAAGTCTCAGTAACACAAAATTACGTTACCTCTACCGCTGTTCCAGCAGCTTTAGATTATGGAACCAGACCTTATAATTTTATAAGGGACTGTTCAGATCCCAATCAATCTAAAATTAAATTTTATATCAATTTATCTAATTTAACAGCAGCTCGACTAGCACTATTACAACAGCCAGGAAACGCTAAAATTACTATAGCAGGAGTAGACTATCCATTAACGTATGTTGCCATCAGGAATGGATTCATGTATGACCCTGTAGCAGTAAATGGCCCACAATTAGTAAACGGGATGACTATTAAAACGTCATTTAATTGGGAATGTGGAACTCTCACACGAACTTCACCAGTTGTAATGCCAGATAATTATTTCAATTACTATACTCGTACAAATGTAGCGACAGATTGTAGTTTGAAATTACAGTTTGTTATTTTTGGAGATCAAGATAATACACAGGGAGGTTATGTAGATAGACATATTTACTTTTGTCCTAATAACACAGTTGAAATAGCAAAAAGGATCTCTACAAACCCTGATGTCTATCAGGTTTTATCGGGATCAGACATTTCACCTGATCCAGCTTTGACTAGCAATGATTTGAATGTTACTACTGATCCAAGTATAATTATACCTTCTGCGGGAAATACATTTACTGTAAATGAAGGAGGTTATTACCGAATTACTGTTTCGGATCAATACCATACTGTAGTTAACTATTATAATGCAGGAACATTAACTAATCCCTTATCTAACGTTGTAATTAACCCTACTGCCTCAGTAATAGCAGGAACTTCGGGATTTAGTTTCCCTATTTACAATTCGGGTATAAAGTACCCAGTGAGTGTTAAAGTAGAACGTACAGATGGGCAAACTTTAATTAATCATACGGCAGCTGAGCCTTTAAGTCTTGCAGGTACTTACACCTACAATTTTCCCATGTTTGTCACTTGGAACTCGGATCCAGGTGTATTGGGAGGGATATATGATTTACCTCCAGGAGAATATCGATTTACTCTTACTGATGGCTGTTCTAATACAAAAGTATTTACAGCTACGAATGCAACTTATGCAAATTACACTCCTACTTTTTCTGTTACACAAGGGTGCAATAATTCTAATTCGATTACGTTTAATTTGAATAAAAATGGCTTTGCCTTCGGCACCAATTGGTCTAGTGGAGATGTTATATTGTATACTAAAAATTCTTCTGGAGGGGTTGGTACTATAGTTCAACAAGTATCAAGAACGGGTAACGGTTCCGCTACATTTAATAATTTGCCTTCTGGGTCTTATTTTGTTTCTTATAATGGTATCGGTACTGGATATTCTATGGCACAAAGAAGAACTTCTCCTACAGGTTATTCTAAGGAAGTTGTAATACCAGATTATCAAAATTTCACAGTTTCAACTGGCGCTTCGATTTGTGACACATCAAATCTGAATTCAGGTATTGTTAGTGCTCAAATTACAGGAGGGACGTATACTTATCCTATTACATTTAGTTTGTTTAGTACTTCCAATTCGGCGGTTCCATTAGCAACTTATGTAGAAAATGACACTTCAAAAGTAGAACATTCGTTTTCTAATTTGGCTACAGGAAATTATTTTGTTCGAGTGGCAAGTTCGTGTTATTCTGTCGATCAAAACGTTTCCATTTCTACTAATGTTACTGCACCTCGAGCTATTGTGTCGGATCCTGTAATTTGTCCCTTAAGTCCAACTACTTTAGGGGCTATTTCAGCAACTAATGGATTGTACGATATTACTTGGACTAATGACGCAGATCCGAATCAAACAGTAATTGCCACCGGAATGCCCGTTGTATTATCACCGGCTGCTACCATAAAATATAGAGCTACTTTTAAATTGAAAGATTTTTTAGCGTGTGTTAATCCTCCAGTTTATACGTCAACTGTAGATGTTAGAGTTGATGCTAATCCAGATGTCAGTTTAGCAGTTTCTGATATTGATTTATGTTTAGCTCCAGCAATTAAAACAGTCACAATCAGTAACACACAGTTAGATTATAAGTATGAAATTGTTAAAATGAATGGAGCCTCTTTTGTGCCTCCAATTTTAGGTACTGGAAATGGCGGTAATTTAGACATTGCCTTTCCGTCTTCGTTTATTTTTGCTGCAGGGACAACATTGAGAGTGAAAACTTCAAACGGAGCTAATTCAAAATGTTCAGATTATCTAACGGATTTAATTACCATCTCACAATCTTCACCCATAAAAACATTGGTAGTTCAATCAACAGATGTATGTCAAGGTTCTGCTTCAACAATTAAGGTAAAGGCATCACAATCTCAAATAGTGTATTTGATTAAGAAAAATGGGGTTCCAGTTTCGTCCATCCCAACTCAAATAGGGAATGGTTCTGATCTAACATTTATTATACCTTCCAGTCAATTAGCTGTTGGGGTAAATACGTTTACAGTTCAGGCCTCTAATTCAACATGTGGCACTACAGATTTGGATCAAGTAGCTACTATTAATGTTACTGCCTCACCAGTTGCTAGTGCAGGAACAGCATTTATTAAAACTTGTATTCAAAACCCTAGTGGTAAACAAATAGGAATGACGGGAGTTTCTGGTATTACTTATTCTTGGAGTCCAAGTACTGGTTTAGATAATGCGAATATTTCAAATCCAGTTGCTAATCCAACCACTACTACTACTTATACACTGACAGCAGCAGATGGAACTTGTACAGCAACAAGTACAGTAAAAGTTACGGTTATTACAACTGTACCATCAGTGAATGCTGGGTCTGACTTTACTAAATCATGCTCAACTAATGCAAATGGGAAATCAATTGGATCAATTATTCAAGGTCAAAGTGTCACTTATTTATGGGCTCCTAGTTCAGGATTGTCTAGTACTACTGTTGCAACACCAACAGCAAACCCTTTAATTACTACTACTTATACAGTTACTGCAACCGAAACGAGTTCTGGTTGTACTGCATCAGACGAAGTAATTGTTACTGTAGACACCACACAACCAAACTCTCCAAGTATTTTATCAGTAATACATCCAACTTGTTCTGTAAGTACCGGTTCGATAACCGTTACTTCAACTGGAAATATAGGGGATACTTATAGTATTGACAATGGAATAACTTTTCAATCTAGTAATATATTTAATAATGTTAGTGTAGGGACTCATTTAGTGAAAATAAAAAGTGGAACAAATGGATGTATTAGTAACGCTGTCTCTGTTACGATTAATGCACAACCATTAACTCCATTAGCCCCAACGATAACTGCAGGAGGTGCTGTTACATTTTGTACAGGCGGAAATGTTGTCTTAACAAGCTCCTCTACTTCAGGGAATCAATGGTATAGAAACGGAATCGCTATTAACGGAGAAACTAATACCACTTTTACAGCAATTGAGTCAGGCAATTATACTGTTATCGTTACAAATACAGAGGGTTGTTCAAGCGTTGCAAGCATAGGTAAAGCCGTAACAGTAAATTCAAATCCTACTGTTGTCATAGATAATGGCCCTAAGTTAGCATTTGCTAATTGTATGACTGCGGTAACATTAACAGCTACTGCAGGATATGCTAATTATCAATGGTATAAGTATGATAATTCTAATATTCCTGTTGCTATTCCTAATGAAGTAAATTATACTTTTACAACGGTCATAGAAGGGAAATATGAAGTAAGAGTTTCAGATTCTAATATTTGTTCAGCAATCTCACAGCCTTCACAAATAGTAGCTCCTCCATCTGTAATATCCACAACTTTATCAACCTGTCAAGGGAATACGATAACGATAAACTCAGACGCATCACAGTTTGTAAATCCTTCTTACCAGTGGTTTAGAAATGGAGTGGCAATTGTAGCCGCAACAAATTCGAGTGTTGAAGTTAGAGATAGTGGGGATTATACAGTTAGGGTAACAGAAGGAGGTATCAATTCTACTTCTTGCAGTATTCCTATTACATTCAACCCATTACCCACAGTTACCGCAGGGACTGATTTTGCAATTACCTGTGTAAATAATGTTGGTGGATTAACTATTGGAGAGCAGCCAGAATCAGGTTATAATTATTTATGGACATCAGATATGGGAACGGCAGGATTATCCAATGCATCGATTGCCAATCCAATAGCGAATCCTAGTTCTACTACAAGCTATAAAGTAAAGAAAACAAATACAGCTACAGGATGTTGGTCAGAAGACACTATTGAAGTAACAGTAGATAAGTCTGTTCCTGTGGCTAATGCAGGAACTGATTTTATCAAAACTTGTATGACCAATGCGAGTGGAACACAAATAGGAACACCATCTGTTTTAGGAGTTTCCTATTCTTGGAGTCCAAGTATAGGTTTAGATAATGCTAGTATTTCAAATCCAATAGCAAATCCGAATAATACAACGACCTACACATTGACAGCCACAAAAGATAGTACAGGTTGTATGGCCACAGATACGGTTGTGGTAACAGTAGACAAATCAACGGTTGTTTCAGACGCTGGAGCTGATTTTACAAAAACATGTAATTCAAATGTTTTAGGAAATACAATAGGGGTTTCGGCAACAACAGGAGTTACCTATTTATGGAGTCCAAGTGTTGGATTGAGCAATACTTCAATTGCCAATCCAATTGCTAACCCAAATGTTACAACTACCTATACTGTTACAACAACTAAAGATGCTACAGGATGTACAACAACAGATTTTGTTACCGTAACGGTAGAAGACGTGCAAATTGCAGTACCTACTTCAAACACTGTAACTGCCAGCTGTCCAGTAGAAACAGTTGATTTATCGACTTTAGAACCGCCTACAGTTAATGGAATAGTATACGAATGGTGGACAGGAACTGCAACAACCCGAGCTGTACAAGTAACAAATCCGACAACTTATGCAGTTGGTGGTAAAGTGTATTTGTGGAGTAAAACAAATCAAGGGTGTTACAGTGCTAGTGCGTCAGAAGTTACGGTGACTATTAATTCTTGTTGTGCAGCATCAGTAGGAGAATTTACACAATCATTCTACCCAAATTATTATGGCGTTTCAGACTTGACAGTATATCAACATATTAATTATACCCCTAACAGCGTAGTTCGTTATGTGTTAGTAAATACTATCGACGGTAAGATCAAACAAATTAATAATTTAGTTCCTGAATTTTATGAGGTAGAACCAGGGCGTTATACTATAAATGCATTAGTTTTTGGGCCGACCGTTATACCGACAGGAATTGAGATAGGGAATAAATTAAATCAAGTTCAGCCACTTTGTGGGTCAATAGTAACTCAATCGGTAGCGATTTTAGATTTTTGTACTACCTCTTCAACATGGACCAATGTTATTACAAATACGAAGCAATATGCATTAATAGATTTGACTACTAATACATTTGTTTCAGTAAGTACAACGGGAGTTTTTCCTGCAATTTATACAGGGGTTGATCATCAGATAGTTGGTTTTAATTATACGGGAACTGCTTCAGGCATTGTTGTAGGCGGTACACTATCAGGAGTTAGTGCTTCTAATTTAGATATCACAGCAGGATCGGTATTTACGGGTTGTGCACCGGTTACTACACAAATTGAGGGTATTTTATACAACGATAAGGAGAAACGTTGTGTAGAAGGGCTTAACACACAAGAAGGGCTTCCTGAGTCGATGTTGTATGCAAAATTATTAGATGGAAACGCAAGAGTTGTTTCGGTATCGTCACTTATCCAATCTCCTAATTATTATTTTTCTTTTACAACGGATTTATTAGATGGTACTTATACTATCATCATTGACAACAACAATGATACCAATGACACAACTGCGACGTATCCTAGTTCATGGAGAGGGAACTCACAAACTTTTACAATAGAATTTGGTCAAATAGTAGAATATTTGTCAAATACAACCAATTTTGTTCCGATGTGTATGCAATCGGCTACAGATAAGCCAGCCCCAAAGAGGACATCGAATTTGATTGGTAACACGTATCATTTCTGTAAAGGAGCTACTACAGGAGTTGTGAACGTTGATTCCATCTCTGGTGCAACAGTCAACTGGTATACTACACCAACGGGAGGTAGTTCCACCACAGTTGCTCCAACCCCAAACACTTCGGTTGTTGGGATTACCACATTTTATGTAAGTCAAACCCTAAATGGAGCAGAGAGTGATAGAACAGAAATTAACATCCAAGTTCATGCATTGCCAGAGCAACCAACGGCTATATCAGGAGATAATTTTGTAGGTTCAGGTACGACACAATCCTATAATGTAGTTAATGGATTAACAACGGTAACCTATAATTGGATACTACCAACTGATTGGACAGGAACCTCTAACACGAAAGATATTAGTGTTGTAGTAGGAACCCAAGATGCCACCATTGGGGTAGCAGCGGTCTCTCAATACGGCTGTGTGAGTCCAGTAACACAATTAGCTGTTCGAGTAGTAATTGAGGATGATATAGAGGTATACAACTCTATATCACCAAACGCAGATGGAGTGAATGATATATTTAGAATTAGAAATATTGATTTCTATCCAGAGAATAGAGTAAGTATTTATAATCGTTGGGGAGTAGAGGTTTATTCAGCTACAAGTTACGGTCAAGGAGATACTTTCTTTAAAGGGTATTCAGATGGACGTTCAACAATTAATAGAGATGTAGAGCTGCCCGAAGGGACGTATTTCTATATTTTAACCTATAAAAACACTAGAGGAATAGAGAAGAATCGTTCAGGATACCTGTACATTAAACAAGAATAA
- a CDS encoding glycine-rich protein translates to MKKILLVLFFPLFALAQISPEFLQLKPVYTNYVRFDYTGAIQTWTVPAGVTQIYVDVVGAQGGSSSPYLGGKGGKVSGLLSVTPGGVLQITVGGQSMDNIAVYGFGGNGGRSTIYGTIARAGGGLSAISTAAPVTQANALLIAGGGGGTATNSYAGNGGAGGGLNGISATSNYGGVNTRGGGASQIAGGVAGSTSDVNSTNPTAGAAINGGAGGIVGGASAGWNGGGGGGAGYFGGGGGAGGGNAQGAGGGGSSWTHASVSQVSNVSNFNTGHGRVIIYYK, encoded by the coding sequence ATGAAAAAAATACTACTAGTTTTATTTTTTCCACTTTTTGCATTGGCTCAAATTTCCCCCGAGTTTTTACAATTAAAACCTGTATATACTAATTATGTTAGATTTGATTATACAGGAGCCATTCAAACATGGACGGTTCCAGCAGGCGTTACACAAATTTATGTAGATGTAGTTGGGGCGCAAGGAGGTTCTTCGAGTCCGTATCTTGGAGGAAAAGGAGGAAAAGTAAGTGGTCTTTTATCAGTTACTCCTGGTGGCGTATTGCAAATTACTGTAGGAGGTCAATCTATGGATAATATAGCAGTTTATGGTTTTGGGGGTAACGGAGGACGATCAACAATTTATGGGACTATTGCCAGGGCTGGTGGTGGCTTAAGTGCTATTTCTACAGCTGCACCAGTTACACAAGCTAACGCATTATTAATAGCTGGCGGTGGCGGAGGAACAGCTACAAATAGTTATGCTGGTAACGGTGGTGCAGGTGGTGGATTAAATGGCATTAGCGCAACATCAAATTATGGCGGCGTTAATACTAGAGGTGGTGGAGCAAGTCAGATAGCTGGAGGAGTTGCTGGATCAACATCTGATGTAAATTCAACTAATCCAACCGCTGGTGCCGCTATTAATGGTGGTGCGGGCGGAATTGTTGGAGGAGCCAGTGCAGGATGGAATGGCGGCGGCGGCGGCGGTGCAGGTTATTTTGGTGGCGGTGGCGGCGCAGGAGGAGGAAATGCTCAAGGCGCAGGAGGAGGCGGTTCTTCTTGGACACATGCTTCAGTGTCGCAGGTTTCCAATGTGTCAAACTTTAACACAGGTCATGGGAGAGTAATAATCTATTACAAATAG